The Schistocerca gregaria isolate iqSchGreg1 chromosome 4, iqSchGreg1.2, whole genome shotgun sequence genome contains a region encoding:
- the LOC126267890 gene encoding uncharacterized protein LOC126267890 gives MLNDLSNKKLKEEFKNINNQLKNHKYKFRRTPVSGSIFLMPTNKEEIIKIVGSLKYSHVAGYDGLSLDTLKKCVHKTSSPSSTVINSHMEDESGTSWYAKIVISKGQYGFVKGSFTITAASNFIEGVTGEMDNKEHVCGIYLDLQKAFDCAETTILQDKLWNDGIGGTEHNLKRSYLTNRKQLVSISTTEEAYKSNISDVYFGIPQG, from the exons ATGTTAAATGActtgagcaataaaaaattaaaagaagagttcaaaaa CATAAACAATCAGCTTAAAAACCATAAATACAAATTCAGAAGAACACCAGTTTCAGGAAGTATATTTTTGATGCCaacaaataaagaagaaataattaaaatagtggGTAGCTTAAAGTATTCCCATGTGGCAGGATATGATGGTCTCAGTCTGGACACTCTTAAGAAATGTGTACACAAAACTTCATCACCTTCGTCAACAGTTATCAACTCTCATATGGAAGATG aatctgGAACTTCCTGGTACGCAAAAATAGTGATTTCTAAGGGTCAGTATGGGTTTGTCAAGGGGTCATTCACCATTACAGCAGCATCCAACTTCATCGAAGGTGTCACTGGAGAAATGGATAATAAAGAACATGTATGTGGCATCTATCTggacttacaaaaagcatttgactgtgctgAAACGACCATATTGCAGGACAAACTGTGGAACGATGGCATTGGAGGTACAGAGCATAATCTGAAGAGGTCCTACTTAACAAATAGGAAGCAGTTAGTGTCTATTAGCACTACAGAGGAAGCATACAAATCAAACATCAGTGACGTATATTTTGGTATTCCGCAGGGGTGa